AGCCGCTTCGAGGACGACAAGCGCGGCACCAACCCCGAGGAAATCGTCGGCGCGGCGCATGCCGCCTGCTTCACGATGGCCTTCGCCTTCGCGCTCGAAAGAGAAGGCCTCGCGGCCACGAAGATCGACACCAAGGCGGCCGTGCGGCTGGCCAAGGACGGCGACGGCTTCAAGATCGACCGCATTGCGCTCGAACTCGACGCCAGCGTGCCGAACCTCGACGAAGCCA
This is a stretch of genomic DNA from Variovorax paradoxus. It encodes these proteins:
- a CDS encoding OsmC family protein: MAAEKHASVHWEGAGKTGKGQVSTETGALKDYPYGFASRFEDDKRGTNPEEIVGAAHAACFTMAFAFALEREGLAATKIDTKAAVRLAKDGDGFKIDRIALELDASVPNLDEARFQQIAAAAKAGCPLSKALASVPEITLKATLAG